From one Eucalyptus grandis isolate ANBG69807.140 chromosome 9, ASM1654582v1, whole genome shotgun sequence genomic stretch:
- the LOC104418574 gene encoding LOW QUALITY PROTEIN: heat shock factor protein HSF24 (The sequence of the model RefSeq protein was modified relative to this genomic sequence to represent the inferred CDS: deleted 2 bases in 1 codon) translates to MAQRSAPAPFLTKTYQLVDDPATDDVISWGESGRTFVVWKTAEFAKDLLPSSFKHNNFSSFVRQLNTYGFRKIVPDKWEFANDRFQRGQKELLSEIRRRKSADAPNPPASGAAKSAAGAAGGQASPESSGEDMGSTSTSSPADSKNAGSVETAAVAAAAAATATATAAQFADLTGENEKLRRDNEALNSELAQAKKHCDELVAFLTECLKVAPDQIDRIVRRGCRGAAAFAAAGDGADGVDRDDDDDDEKAAAEVDGEKSTKLFGVWLNGKGKEARKRAREDKVGPVGMEFRQPLMKTSKVCN, encoded by the exons ATGGCACAGCGCTCGGCTCCGGCGCCCTTCCTGACGAAGACGTACCAGTTGGTGGACGATCCGGCCACCGACGACGTCATCTCGTGGGGGGAGAGCGGCCGGACGTTCGTGGTGTGGAAGACGGCGGAGTTCGCCAAGGACCTGCTCCCCAGCTCTTTCAAGCACAACAACTTCTCCAGCTTCGTCCGCCAGCTCAACACCTAC GGCTTCAGAAAGATCGTGCCGGACAAATGGGAGTTCGCCAACGACCGCTTCCAGCGGGGCCAGAAAGAACTCCTCTCCGAGATCCGCCGCCGCAAGTCGGCG GACGCCCCGAACCCCCCGGCCTCCGGCGCCGCGAAATCGGCTGCCGGCGCCGCGGGGGGGCAGGCCTCGCCGGAGAGCTCGGGCGAGGACATGGGGTCCACGTCCACGTCGTCCCCGGCGGACTCGAAGAACGCGGGCTCGGTGGAGACGGCGGCCGTCGCGGCCGCGGccgcggcgacggcgacggcgacggcggcccaGTTCGCGGACCTGACGGGCGAGAACGAGAAGCTGAGGAGGGACAACGAGGCCCTGAACTCGGAGCTGGCGCAGGCGAAGAAGCACTGCGACGAGCTGGTGGCGTTCCTGACGGAGTGCCTGAAGGTGGCCCCCGACCAGATCGACCGCATCGTGCGGCGAGGGTGCCGGGGGGCGGCGGCGTTTGCGGCCGCCGGGGACGGCGCCGACGGCGTCGACCgcgacgatgacgacgacgacgaaaaAGCTGCGGCGGAAGTCGACGGTGAGAAGAGCACGAAGCTGTTCGGGGTGTGGCTGAACGGGAAGGGGAAGGAGGCGAGGAAGAGGGCCCGCGAGGACAAAGTGGGGCCCGTGGGGATGGAGTTCCGTCAGCCCTTGATGAAGACCAGCAAGGTCTGCAACTGA
- the LOC104418575 gene encoding red chlorophyll catabolite reductase, chloroplastic, translating into MEAADKFMEFPHVSAPHRSLMIGLVSAVEERLGPQLLPCALPHDVRYYQNDAGSARGSLHVRRGQGSSKVDFLLGSWLNCQLPTGGSLNITSLSAYLNNSTDAPNFLFELIRSSPTSLVLILDLPPRKDLVTSPDYLSTFYEETQLESRRQALEKLPEAQPYFSSSLYIRCVVSPTAIMLRIESEAGKAERLDEIIESHVSPVAREVLGIWLDKCAAVDRNVDEEDGAYLERRDGITKRKTIEIDLGSSFPRLFGPEIANRVLDVLREVYGV; encoded by the exons ATGGAAGCTGCGGACAAGTTCATGGAGTTCCCCCACGTGTCGGCCCCGCACCGGAGCCTGATGATCGGCCTCGTGTCGGCGGTGGAGGAGCGGCTGGGGCCTCAGCTGCTCCCCTGCGCTCTCCCGCACGACGTCCGGTACTACCAGAACGACGCCGGCTCGGCCCGGGGATCCCTCCACGTGAGGCGCGGCCAGGGTTCATCCAAG GTTGATTTCTTGTTAGGAAGTTGGCTAAACTGTCAGCTTCCAACTGGAGGATCGCTGAACATAACCAGCCTTTCGGCCTACCTCAACAATTCAACCGATGCTCCGAATTTTCTGTTTGAGCTCATACGGAGCAGCCCAACATCATTGGTCCTAATCCTTGATTTACCACCACGCAAGGACCTCGTAACTTCCCCTGACTACCTTTCGACATTCTACGAGGAAACCCAGTTGGAGTCCCGCAGGCAAGCGCTCGAGAAGCTTCCAGAGGCTCAGCCTTATTTCTCCTCATCCCTTTACATACGCTGCGTGGTCTCTCCCACAGCTATCATGCTTCGCATAGAGAGTGAGGCAGGTAAAGCGGAACGCTTGGACGAGATTATTGAGAGTCACGTCTCTCCTGTTGCCAGAGAGGTCCTGGGAATATGGCTGGACAAGTGTGCCGCTGTGGATAGAAATGTGGACGAGGAGGACGGAGCGTACTTAGAGAGAAGGGACGGGATAACTAAGAGGAAAACTATCGAGATCGATCTCGGGTCCAGCTTTCCGAGGTTGTTTGGGCCAGAAATAGCTAACAGAGTATTGGATGTGCTGAGAGAGGTTTATGGTGTATGA
- the LOC104418577 gene encoding pentatricopeptide repeat-containing protein At3g16610: MASAGSATVARFARALKLCKDPHRLKPLKCLLIVSGLAEEGPLIGELVRSCFRLGYPSLALSTFLGTRSVTLPLQNSMVRGLCDHGLYEEVVWVYGKCRGSGCPSDSFTLPSVLKACSALGALDVGKEVHCVALRAGFEANVVVQTALLDFYAKTGRLEVADKLIGLIPEPDLVSWNALIAGSSRNGLREKALELFGKIRAVGLTPNVSTLACVIPACTRLGRLDVGRSLHGLAFKSGHLSNGYLAPALVSMYALDDNLCSARDLFESLQEKYVPVWNALIHAYKEKQRVLDVFDIFHRMTRSGIQPDAVTFVCIIPACENLRDPVHGKCLHALTMKHGIGCQVSVGTSLVSFYAKHGDINSAKWLFDNMPDRNLPTWNSLISGYVHNGLLDESFAVFSEMQFVGLTPDPVSIISILSACSKLKAILLGKSVHAFSEKMDFVSNLNVSNALLALYCECHDLTSSFALFNRMASRDVVSWNTLISGCVHTGHIEKTWELGHLMQKEERKLDFVSLISILPSYVSINHLLQGMSLHCYAIKMGFALDVALVNALISMYGNCGDLDSGSLLFKIMPRRDLVSWNALMTGYRRKRLDGDVLVLFHQMMEEDYNTPNDVTLINLLPSCCSELQGKSIHAFALRRGILQDTPLLTSLISMYTRFDSIRCSLRLFEMGDRLDISLWNSLMSMHVQTKNSNKAVDAFCQLLHMGLEADHVTVLILISASAQLTIANLAHSVLSYVIRKGFVKDIAINNSLIDLYARCGNLSIARDLFNSSNEKDLVSWSVMINAYGMHGNFEAALNLLSQMELTGTKPDAVTYLSILSVCSHAGLVHQAKMIFRSMVERGVSPNTEHYSCMVDLLGRRGHLHEAFEIVKGSPHLASTALLESLLGACSVQGNAEIAEGVCKMLLEVDPSNSASYVMLHNTYAVAGRWMDASRVRSDMERRRLSKVPGYSLVHGS, encoded by the coding sequence ATGGCCTCGGCCGGCTCCGCCACCGTCGCCCGCTTCGCCCGCGCGCTTAAGCTCTGCAAAGACCCCCACCGTCTGAAGCCCCTGAAGTGCCTCCTCATCGTGAGCGGGCTCGCTGAGGAGGGCCCCTTGATCGGCGAGCTCGTCAGGTCCTGTTTCCGTCTGGGCTATCCGAGTCTAGCGCTGTCTACTTTCTTGGGTACCCGCAGCGTGACTCTGCCGTTGCAGAATTCGATGGTCAGGGGTCTCTGCGATCACGGGTTGTACGAGGAAGTCGTGTGGGTCTACGGGAAATGCCGAGGTTCCGGCTGCCCGTCCGACAGCTTCACTCTGCCCTCCGTGCTCAAGGCTTGCTCCGCTCTCGGCGCTCTCGATGTCGGGAAGGAGGTGCATTGCGTCGCTCTGAGAGCCGGGTTCGAGGCCAATGTTGTGGTGCAGACCGCGTTGTTGGATTTTTACGCGAAGACGGGTCGTTTGGAGGTTGCAGACAAGCTGATTGGTTTAATTCCTGAGCCGGATTTAGTTTCTTGGAATGCCCTGATCGCCGGCTCTTCTCGGAATGGCCTCCGCGAGAAAGCGCTGGAGCTTTTCGGGAAGATCCGCGCGGTGGGATTGACGCCTAATGTGAGTACTCTGGCCTGCGTAATCCCTGCGTGCACGCGCCTGGGACGTTTGGACGTCGGCAGATCTCTCCATGGACTTGCATTTAAATCTGGACATCTGTCGAATGGATATTTGGCTCCTGCTTTGGTATCAATGTATGCTTTAGACGATAATCTATGTAGCGCAAGAGATCTGTTTGAGTctcttcaagaaaaatatgtgccTGTTTGGAATGCTTTGATCCACGCTTACAAGGAGAAACAGAGGGTACTTGATGTGTTTGACATATTCCATCGAATGACTCGATCGGGAATTCAGCCTGACGCCGTCACGTTCGTGTGTATCATCCCTGCATGTGAAAATCTGCGTGATCCTGTGCATGGTAAATGCCTTCATGCTTTAACAATGAAACATGGAATAGGTTGTCAGGTATCAGTGGGAACCTCCCTCGTATCATTTTATGCCAAGCATGGGGACATAAATTCAGCCAAGTGGCTTTTCGATAATATGCCTGACAGAAACTTGCCGACATGGAATTCATTAATTTCAGGTTATGTGCATAACGGGCTATTGGATGAAAGTTTTGCTGTCTTCTCTGAAATGCAATTTGTAGGATTGACTCCAGATCCAGTTTCAATTATTAGCATTCTTTCTGCGTGCTCCAAACTTAAAGCAATTCTATTGGGAAAATCTGTCCATGCATTTAGTGAGAAAATGGATTTTGTCTCCAATCTTAATGTGTCAAATGCTCTCCTGGCATTATACTGTGAATGTCATGACCTTACTTCCTCATTTGCTCTATTTAACAGAATGGCCTCAAGAGATGTTGTATCGTGGAATACTTTGATTTCGGGATGTGTACACACTGGACATATTGAAAAAACGTGGGAGCTTGGTCATCTTatgcaaaaggaagaaaggaagttGGATTTTGTTAGTCTGATAAGTATTCTCCCGAGTTATGTTTCAATTAACCATTTGCTACAAGGGATGAGTCTACACTGTTACGCCATCAAAATGGGGTTTGCCTTGGATGTTGCTTTAGTAAATGCTCTTATTAGCATGTATGGTAACTGTGGAGATCTCGATTCTGGTAGTTTGCTCTTCAAGATCATGCCTAGAAGAGATTTGGTCTCATGGAATGCTCTAATGACTGGCTATCGGCGCAAAAGACTTGATGGTGATGTCCTTGTGTTGTTTCATCAAATGATGGAGGAGGATTACAATACACCAAATGATGTTACTCTGATAAATTTATTGCCTTCATGTTGTTCTGAGCTGCAAGGCAAGTCCATACATGCCTTTGCTCTGAGAAGAGGGATTCTACAAGACACTCCCTTACTTACGTCACTCATATCCATGTACACCAGATTTGACAGTATCAGATGTAGCCTCAGGTTGTTTGAAATGGGAGATAGGTTGGACATCTCTTTGTGGAATTCCTTAATGAGCATGCATGTCCAAACAAAAAATTCGAACAAAGCAGTCGATGCCTTCTGCCAGTTGCTTCATATGGGATTGGAGGCTGACCATGTTACAGTCCTAATCTTAATTTCTGCTTCTGCTCAACTAACCATTGCAAATCTTGCCCATTCTGTGCTATCTTACGTGATACGGAAGGGCTTTGTGAAAGATATTGCGATCAACAATTCCCTTATTGACTTGTATGCAAGATGTGGAAACTTATCAATAGCAAGGGATCTATTCAACAGTTCCAACGAAAAGGACTTAGTCTCCTGGAGCGTGATGATTAATGCATATGGGATGCATGGAAATTTCGAGGCTGCTCTCAACCTTCTCTCGCAGATGGAACTCACTGGCACGAAACCAGATGCCGTCACTTATTTGAGTATCCTGTCAGTTTGCAGCCATGCCGGCTTAGTTCATCAAGCCAAGATGATTTTTCGTTCTATGGTTGAACGGGGAGTATCTCCAAACACAGAACACTATTCTTGCATGGTAGACCTCCTCGGAAGAAGAGGACATCTGCATGAGGCCTTCGAGATTGTTAAAGGGTCACCTCATCTAGCTTCCACTGCCCTTCTCGAGTCTTTGTTGGGTGCTTGTTCGGTGCAGGGAAATGCTGAAATCGCAGAGGGAGTTTGCAAAATGCTGTTGGAAGTGGACCCGAGCAACTCTGCATCATATGTGATGCTCCACAATACGTATGCAGTGGCGGGACGGTGGATGGATGCTAGTAGAGTGAGGTCTGACATGGAAAGGAGGAGGTTGAGCAAAGTCCCTGGCTATAGTCTTGTTCATGGAAGTTAA